The stretch of DNA GAACTCAAACCGTCAAAATGTCTTCAAAGTCCGAGTAGCCGTCAGCCTAATCCATCTATGTCCTTTGCTTACTCAAGCAGTCTCTGTCTTCGAAAATATCTAAGTGAGCTTTACTGATTTAAAACTGAAATTTAAAGATGAAGTGTTCGTCGCTGGCGGCGCTTCCAACCTCCAAGTGTCTTGGGTAGATTATCGGATCAAGTTTAGGCAGTTAAATAACGTCAGTCTACCGCACTCCAAAGTATAATCTTACCATCGGCACATGGTAAATAATCTTCTTGTCAAGACTTAATCATAGCCTCCATGAAAAAAAACGAGGACAATAATAGTCATGCTTATTTGGAACAGAGGAGTCGCAAAACTCTTCTCTTCaaattaaaaaaggaaaaaaagtacTGGGTTAGGTGAGATCTTAAAATACTCAAAACAGAGTGCTTGGATGCTTCTGAGGGAAAACacattaaaaacaagtatcttATTTGGGAGTACCTTTCAAATTACATTAATCATGCAAAATCTCCATCACATAGCCTATGGCAAACGAGGCAACGAATCCACATCAAGCTCTAAGTTACTCAAATTCAGGAGGATAAAATATACATATTCACTTCTCAAATGATTAATTTTGAAATGTTAACATCATTTTCACAATGAaagattttaaataaaaaaaattagtgtCTATCTCTCAGCAGAGTCAGCTGTAATATATAAGTGGCATTTTCAGGGACATCGGTAGATAAAAGCAATCGGCAAAAGAACTACTCAAGATATTTACATAATCCTTTAGCGAGCAAAAGAACTACTCAAGATATTAAGCTAAGCATATGCTAGCTTGCTCAAGCACttgtattaaaaaaaagaagaagattcGAGGGGCATAGAATTAAGTTGAGTGATACCATGGCCGCCAAATACCCTTGTGGCCAGTCACACATTAGATCGAGTGCTCTAAAGTCTAAACAATTGTCACAACATTGTGTGCATCGTTCTGCATTTGATAGGTTGTTACCAAATCTTGCTTGCCTGGATTTGGTTGGTGCTGATTGCTGAAGAACAATCTTTCTGAAAGTTACGTGGATTCTTGTTAGTTAGGAAACTTTTGTGTTTAGGATCACAAATTAATTGATTACCAGTACAGTAGTACCATTTTCCCACCATAATTACTTGTGCGTAAGTTCTTTTATATATGGAAAATTCTCTTTACATATAACCAATTCATATTTATTACAGCGTTGTTTAATCAGATAATCCGAGCCTTTTATTCAGTAAGTGAACCACAACGCAAGTGCTAACCATTTGATTTTCTAGTTGTAACGTGATCGTACAAAAGCTAAAACATTAGCATCCTCAAGCGATTTTTTATATCTTTAGAAAGAGAGATTTTGGTTAAAAATTACCGTCCAATAGTCTCTTCAATTGGATATATAAATATAGACAAAATTGCTCTCTAGACTACGCACAAGATATAAATTTTAGaaaagctcttggagatgcttaaAGTCTTTGTTTACGTCTACTAGCCATTCAAAACCGCTCTCTGCTCACGCTTGCTAAGCCCCTGGTTTTGTGATTGCTGGCTACGTGTAGGGATCAAGGTCCCTACTTCGTGGGAACGGGGATCTTTTGGCACGGTCAGGTCAGCTTTCAGTGCCACGACTGCGTGCGGACATGCCAATGCGCCGTGGCGTGTTTCTGCGGGCGACACGTGTCATTAACCCGCACGACAATACCCATGCTTGCATGGATAGTGACGGTTTAGTTAGTTGGTTGCATTATCATTCCAATGGTACTCATGTAGTACTACTTGATGAGCATAACGATGTGTTTGTTTTTATATTAAACCCTAAATGTTTTTTATTATGGAATAAAACATATTCATTCTTGTggtctttttttttagattatttCATTCTTGTGGTTGTGGGTTGTGGCCGTACATTATTAGCAAAAAGAAACAGGAACAGAAGTGCGTGATAAAAGATTGACAGCAATCCGGTTCCTTCTTCTGCAAAAATGCCCAACTATTGACCTCGTCGGGCTCTAACTTAATTAGCATGAGCATCAGGATTAAAGACATGATGATGCCATCCGTATCTAATGGAGAACGTCGCCGTCGAAACAGAGGAACAGAACAATGACCCGTCGAAACAGAGGAACCAACAGAGAGAATCAGCCGTCGATCGAATTCAGGCCAAGACCGTGACAGTGCACGCGCGCTTTTGGTTGGTCAGATTCAGATGGAGTAGCCGTCAAGGCGTCAAAGTGGCTGCTTTGTTGTTTGCGTCTCGTGGTGGTTGATGCAGACCCACCGGATAGAATGCGCGAAGAAGGCGTCGGCTCTTACGCAAGCTGTGTCGAGCGCTGTTCCGATCCATGCAGAGATTTTTGCTGTAGATGAAATAGCAGCTGACGCTCTAGCTTGTGCGCGCGTGTAATGTTAATGTAATTGCCATgtactattttttttccttctataGTTGATTTGTTCATAGTACTTTGTTGTTTTCAAGCCATTTACTGTTACACTTTGTTGAAATCAACTACTCCCACCGTTTCGAATTATAGATCGCTTTGACAACTTTAGATACTAGACATAGCGTATATCTAGATTCATGGCcaaattatgtatctagatttgacAAAACAAtctacaatttgaaacggatggATTAACACGCAATACGCCACTTAGCAGAGCCAATCGAAATCAAGAGGGGCTGAAGATGGTGATGAACATCTTGTGAGCCACTATCATGGAAGTTGGTAATGGTACCACTGTTTTATTCTGGCTGGATGTCTGGAATGATCTatttctccaagaaaaactCCCAAGACTTTTCACCTTTGCAAAAAATCAGAAGATTTCAGTTGCTGATTTCTTTGCAACAACAAATTTGGCATCTCACTTCCACCTACCACTATCAGAGCAGGCATATGAGGAATACCAAGAATTGCAAGAAATTATACAGAGTATACAAATTAGGCAGGAAGACAAAGACCAATGGCAATACATTTGGGGATCAACAAAATACACAGCAAAGAACTACTACAAATACCTTCACAAGGAAATACAGCCCCCAAAACCTTTCTTATGGATTTGGAATTCCAAATGCTGCAACAAGTTAAGAGTATTTTCATGGTTACTCCTAATGGACAGACTCAATATTAGAAATAtgctaaaaaagaaaagatacaaactTGAAGGTAACAACTACAATTGTGTCCTGTGCCCAGCTCAAAGAGAAGAAACCGCCTTCCACTTGTTTTTTAGCTGTCCTTTTGCTTTGGATTGCTGGCAATCTATTGGAATCCAGTGGCAGATGGGAGTCCCTTTCTTCCAAATGATGGAATTGGCTAGGCAAGACTTCAGTAGCACTTACTTCTTGGAAGTTTTCATCATTGCAACATGGCACATCTGGAAACAGAGAAACAACCTGATATTCGAAAATAGCCCAGCAAGCACAATCaactggaaaaaaaaacatcaaagAAGAATGCACTCATCAAGCTCAAAGAATGAAAGCATCTCTGAAGTCTCCCTTCTTAGTTTGGTCTGACAGCCTGGTTTAGTTTGTTTTGTCTTTCAGTTTTGTTCTGTAAAGTTTTTCCTTTCAGTCTCTATACCTTGTATGTTTAGTCTTGTTTTCTCTTCTGTTGTGTAAATACCCTTTCTTTCAATAAAATTTCAACAGCGGGGGCCTCCCTCGCTGTTTTCGGTTCAAAAACATCTTGTGAGCCTGGAATTCGATTGCTATTTAGACCCTTTTTGGATCCTCCCAGCTAATTCATTAGCAGATTAGCTGGGTTGAGCCAGCTAATTGGATACGTTATTTAGCTTGCTAGAAGAAGCTTAGATGCGCATTAGCTAGTCCCGTTTGGATCTGCTATAGCTAAACTTAGCTACTTATTAATTAGCTGATGGATCCAAAGAGGCTCTTAGTATTTTGCATATACTGCATTAGTGAGTTCTTACTGTATGAATCTTACAGAGAATAATATAGTTCTTGTAAAATCGTGGAAATTTCCCTGGCTCGATGAACCGCCACTGCCAGTGGCTAGGTACTTGGATACCGGCGTGCATGTAAAAAGATGAACGTGACCGGGATGCTTGTGCGTATGCAGGGTCTGCACTTTCCAGTGAAATAGCTCCCGTGGGTAACTAGGTGCCGGGTTTGGATCATAGGAGGACGTAACAAATGACGGTGTTCATGAAACTGACAGCCCGTGTGGTCTGCTGACGCCCTTCTGTTACGTCATTTCTGCTCATCGCTTTCTTTTTCAATTTCTTTGATATTTTCAAGGATGCGTAGACAGCAGATAGCGTATGCATTAGGGTTAAAGCAAGCTAGCTGCACCGCGTTTAATTTTAAGATGAGATTTGGAGACAGGATGGATTATTTTTTGCAGCCATAAGACATGTATATCCCTACTTGCCCATTCTTTTCTCTGGTCTCTTCCAATTGGATTAGGATCACTACAACATTGAATCTGCGTCCAGCCAGGCTCACAGTTAATTAGGATCCTTGTAGCTTGAGTATCTCATCCAACTAAGCGCGTAAGTATTGTTTTAATAATACTGTGATAGGATGCTTATGGTGCGATGTTACCATGTTTAGTTATAGTTTCTTGGTAGAGCTAAAGCTGAAATATAATGCTTTGTTAAAGAGTAAGTATTGTAATCAGGAAGCCCCCCTTTTTTTATTTCTGAACTtaagtttaaattttttgtGATAGTGTTCCAATCATCATATGAAACGGCATTAACTGTGAAATTGTGTAAGGACTAACCTGCTTAGCGACATCTATTCATGATCCGTGTAGCGAATTGGCCTCTAGCTGAATTAGTTAAGTGGCTCTAGTAGCACTCTTTAGGTTCTGGTTCGACTTTCCGTTGGAGCGAAATTCAGGCTGAATTTAAAACAATTCCCCTCGCTCCCTCGCTATCGTGGTTGGGGTTTGGGAGGTTTTCTCAACCAGTAAGTCAGGTAATGAAATACGGTGGAGACCTGTCGCGTTTTTTCATAATCCGTGTAGTAGTAGGATAATTTGGGGTTGGATCTCTGATCCTTTTTGGTGTGAGAAACTAGTAGGAGAAAGTTCCATACTGTGCTTCCACATCTCAGCTTGATTCTTGTCGGATGAGGACCATGCCGGCAAACTTCTTTGAACAATATCCTTATCCCTTTATTTTTGTACTGTTCTTGTTGAAGATTCACGTCCTCATTTTTATATGTATATATTCATGTGAGTCCCTAGATTAGATTTGGTAAATTATGGGTGAGAGAGAGCTATGCACAGATGTACAATCCTACGGCTGTGGTCAATCTAATGCCTAAGCGCGGTTGGCAGTTCAGGCTCCGGCGACCAGCCGCCGGAGCGCGTCTTTCGAGGCCGCGACGTCCCTTCCGGCGACGAATGGGTGCGCAAGAAGCTGCGCCACCGACGCCCGTTTTGTGTAGTCCTTCTGCAGGCACGCGGCTAAGAACGCCCGGAGCTccggcgacgccgcgccgtCCGGCAGCGAAGGCAGCTCGCCGAAGCAGATGGCGCACATCAGCGCCGCCCAGCTCGGCTTCTGCCCGGCGGGGAGGAGCGGGTACCGGCCCATGAGGAGCTCGAGGACGGTCACGCCCAGGCTCCAGAcgtcggcggcgcaggggtcggCGTGGCCGTGGCGCTCCGTGTCGAACCGTTCGGGGCTCATGTACGCGGCGGTGCCCTCGTAGGCGGCGCAGTGATCGCCGGCGCGGGAGAGGACCTTGGCGATGCCGAAATCGGCGATCTTGACCTCCCCGGCCGCGCTGACGAGCAGGTTCGCCGGCTTGACGTCGCGGTGGACGACGCGGCGCGCGTGGAGGTGCGCCAGGCCGGACAGCGCCTGCGCCGCGACCTCCGCGAGCGCGAGCTCCGGGAACGCCCCGCGCCGGGCCACGACGGCGTCCAGCGAACCGCCGTCCACCAGCTCGAGCAGGAGCGCGACGTcgccggaggccgccgccgcggggagcaCGGAGTGGCACCGCACGACGTGCGGCGAGCAGTCGGCGCGCCGCAGGGCGtccacctccgccgcgccccccGGGTCGCCGCGGTGCAGCACCTTGAGCGCGTACAGCGCCGACGTCCGGCGGTGGGCGACCTTGTACACCGTTCCCCCGTTCCCGCGCCCCAGCACGGCGAGCCTGTCAAAGTCCGAGAGCCGGAACTCTCCGTCAGCACGCGACACGgacgtcgacgccgccgccgccgccggtgggttGGGGTGCCGGAACGCGCACGAGGGCACGTCGAGGGAGATGTGAAGCTGGGGAAGCCTCCTCTCTCTGACAGTCAGAGCCATTGGCGCTTGGACAAATCACAGAGAAACTAGGAATATCTTGAGATCAATGGGAGGGAAGGGAAGGATTGCTGCAACACAAGTGTGCTTATATAGTCCCAAGGCTGATTAATTTATGGTTTGAGCTGATTGTGCCCAGAGAGTGATGGGCAACCGCCAGTAATTTTCTGATTTGATTTCTTTCCCCTTTTTTACTCC from Panicum virgatum strain AP13 chromosome 9K, P.virgatum_v5, whole genome shotgun sequence encodes:
- the LOC120648517 gene encoding mitogen-activated protein kinase kinase 9-like — its product is MALTVRERRLPQLHISLDVPSCAFRHPNPPAAAAASTSVSRADGEFRLSDFDRLAVLGRGNGGTVYKVAHRRTSALYALKVLHRGDPGGAAEVDALRRADCSPHVVRCHSVLPAAAASGDVALLLELVDGGSLDAVVARRGAFPELALAEVAAQALSGLAHLHARRVVHRDVKPANLLVSAAGEVKIADFGIAKVLSRAGDHCAAYEGTAAYMSPERFDTERHGHADPCAADVWSLGVTVLELLMGRYPLLPAGQKPSWAALMCAICFGELPSLPDGAASPELRAFLAACLQKDYTKRASVAQLLAHPFVAGRDVAASKDALRRLVAGA